TTTACTTTTACATGCATACACTGGTTCTTTTCTTCCTGGGGGGATTCCTAATAGGTACGCTGTTCAATAGCGGATTTTCCTACCAAAATAGAGATTAATACATTCAAGCTATGTAAGCAAGTTCTTTTAGGTCCATcagctccttaaaaaaaaaaaaaaaacaaaccacaaacccaccccacccccaaaaatcccaaaccaacaaaacaaaaaccaccaacatTTTACAGCATTGTTTGTAGGAATTTGGCACGTCATACTCTGCAAAGAAACTGAGGGAGTTTGTAGATCCTGCACCCATCTTGCCACCGGGGTAAGCCTCTTGTAAGCCTCAGCGCCCATTACACGCACAGGCCAGGCTATCAATTAGTTGTACAAAAAATGTGCTCAAGACTCTTAGCATTTCAGAAGGCTActtggaggagggggaggggagaagataAAAGCCTGcccagcttttatttcttaaattaaaaaaaaaaaaaaaggtgcaatcATCTGCacaaagttgtattttttcaaaagatgCAAGCATTTGCCTTGTATCAATGTAACCCCCCTATTTGCTTTTAAGTGCTGTATTgggacaaaaatatttcttttatataactgccatatattaaaaaaaaaaaaaagagcttttccaCAGCTTGGGTGGGATCCGTGCTCTCTAGTCTCCTGCTTGTACCTTCGCTATCTTCTATTTGCTTGTTTCATCAGCTCAGTTGTTCATCCTGGAAAGGATGTCTATGGATTCTCCCAAGCAACTAAGACAGGCCCAGAAGGCACGTGCATCCGGAGGAGCTCCAGAGTAAGCTTGTGTGTCAAAGCAAACCCGTAAGACCTGTGGAATAAGCCTTTCCCTTTTATGCCTGTTGTGGGCAACACTGCAACAActtctaataattttttatgACTCTGGCCTAAAAGAGGAACAACAAGAGAATCCGGGCAGAGTAAACCAAAACTACATCCAAAAGGTTTTGGCCATACCAGGAGTGCTGCATGACCTGAATTTATTATATGTATGAGAATCCAGAATGGAAATTTTTGTAATaattcccccttcccctccatgAAAATTTGTTGTACTGCACATCACattcaaaatatgtttaatttttttaaaaaaaatgaaaatgtcttagGCTATTTCTGTTGGGAAGTCAAGGCTTTAAAAATTCTAGTAATATTAAACTAATGCAGTTAGTTGCTCAACTGCAAGAGGCACAACCCTTATCGTGCTAATTGCAAGTCAGATGGAGCCAATCAAACAATACTGAATTATTAAGGTCTTACTGTACATTCTCAGGCTGTTAGTATCTATTAGATTACAGCTGCATTATACTGAGTGCTCATTTCAGCAGGAGATTAGAAAGTACATTTATAATGCTGGCTACCCTTTGGGTGGATCATGGTATTTACATACCATATGTCAGCGTGAGATTACAGAATGAGTTATGCTTTTTGCTGAGACCTTTCAGTAAACTGCAACTGGCTCCAGTAAACTATGAAGTTAAAACTCCATTCCAACCTGACTTTGACAATTCAGCTCGCAGGAAATacctgcattttcaaaaattaatgtaaaagaCCACCAACGACTGGTACAATCAAACTTCATACAAAGCAGTGTTTGACTTGCCGTATCTCAACACAACTAAGTAATCCGTTCTGGTTTTCCTGCTGAGAAGGGCACAGAAGATGAACTGGTGCGAGGGGGGGGTGGTGTCACTCTGCTGTAAACGAACTTGTCCTAAattgcacagagaaaaaaagtaaatagtcatctttttctaaaaaaagagCTGCCACCTGCCCCTCAAAGCCATACTCTCTTCTCTCCACTACCAACACTCAGGTATCCCAGTTCCCTCTGTAACATGCAGAAGGCAACCAATGAACGCAACAAACTATTTGTACTTGTACAGATTGTTATCTAAAAATACTCAAACACACTGCCAGTAGTGTGTATCTAAAGAGCAAAAGAGTAAGTACCTGGATGTATGCACAAACCGATTCATGACTGAAGAAACCCCATAGTATAAGAAAATACACTGCTTTAGAACTATTAAATCATGTGTATCAAAGTGGCAGTGAAGAACATTAAATGGATAATGTTGAGTTAAATCCTCAAGTTGAATGGAAGATATTTGAATGAGTATTTATTGCAAGGTATTTTAAAGATGACATGCCAAATGAGTTGTAACACCTAGACCAATAAAGAATGGTGTAAAATTGTAAGTCTCCATCAAATAATGCATcatctgtgtgtatgtatgtacgCACAGCAGCCTGCCTTAAGTAGGTAAAGCTGTCATGCACTAAATGTACTTGATTACTGTACCACTAGGTTCATTAAATTTCACTGTTTCAGAGACGAGGAACAGTATGGGCAGGAGAAAACTCACCAGACTGATTTGTCCCTTATCTTCATTCCCGGCTACTTTgccttttactttttctaaacCAGCCAAACCTTTGATTACGTTTCATTAAGGGAGCTGGCTGTGACAGCAAAAGGAAACTATAACCTTCTATTAGAAAGTAGATTTCCAGGATGATGAGAGACGAAAGCAGCTGTCATGCATTACATCAACATTATGTTTGCCACTTTATCTGAAGGTTTTGTCCATTAGCTACATGCCAAAACCTAATTACATGTGGAATACAAATGGAAAGGCTAAGCAGCAGAAGTATCCCTCGTTTTCCTTCCTATTAGCTAGTACAGGAGGCTCACTAAACCCTAGGGACATAAGGTCTATTAAATGCTGCAGTATAGCACAAGCCTAGGAGAATCAGCCTCGTAAATATTTCAGCGGCAGCAAGAATAGCATGAGATCAGAATACCTTGCCTGTCATCGGCCTTGTCAGGTCTAACAGGTATCCGTGCCTCCTGAAGGCATCCCATTAGCAGGAGAGGACACTTGGAGGAGAATCAATTTCAGCTACTATCCTATGCTGCCATCCTCTCCCCTTACACGCTAGCAACAGAAGAGACTTCACAAAGGAAGAGACTATGCAGGAAGGGCCCGAGGAATACATGTCATTGAAGTACAATGGTTTTTCCTTCTATTACAGCTGACTACTGTGACAGACAACCAAAACCCTTTTGCCAATGAGGGTGGCAATTCCTTTGAGGCCAAAGGGCTCTTGACTaatgggggggtgtggggtgtgtgtgagagaaTGACAAAAAGCAGAACAGTGAATTTTGGCTAGAGAAAAAACTAAAAGTGCCTTCACAGACAGGTAAGTTTGCCCCTGCTAAACCCACTGCTGGTGGTAGAGTATtaggctgctgttcttttcttcctcgTTTCCATAGTTGAACATAGCATAGTTTCAAGAGCACAGCATACAGCACTTGAAACGATCTCCATAACTTTTAACATCTGTTTCCACAACATTCGGGTTGGTGATAACACATCCCAGCCTATTTCCCTATACGTACAAAGGAGTAGCATTGGGGGAGGGGAGAATTTGGTAGAATATAACCATTCTTTGACACCATGAAGGCATTTGTGCACCAGTCCAAAAATTCACTCTAGCAAAGGTTACACGAAACTGGCATTCGGGGGCAACATAATAAGCTTTAAGGCTATAGCTATATTGCTTAGAAATCCTGCTGCATCTGGGAATATGAATTCCTCAACTGAAAACCAAAGGTAGATTGTACAGTGGGGTTACAACAGAGGAAGAATTGAAACACACCTTGAACTTGAAGGTCTCTCCTTGGCAGAAGTGAAACACAACTACATCGTAAGCCCTCATTTATTCACTCACTGTAGGAGGAAAGCACGCCCTTGTTTAGTTACTCACTCCTTGAACCAGCTAGGCCCCCAGTCCTTGGCTGGTAGTTTTACTGACAGCACAAATTGCCTCGGTGCCTCCTACAGCTACAGGAAGACAAGAATATTTGTAACAATCACCTATTGTTCACATTGCAAGGTCAGTCCCCTCCATCAACCAGAAAACAGTagcagtgtttttttctttctaaatgaacATCGGAATTTATGTTATACCCCTCCTTCTCTTCACCGGGGAATTaggaagagatttttaattCACAATGTCCCTTAGCTAGGGAGGGATGGTTCTCTGAGAGGCTGACTGCAGAACTAGACCCTCGTCCCCTCCAGAGAAACTGAGTATGagatggtttgtttttaatgctgaGGAGAATGATCTTTATGTGCAATGTTGATACAAAGGTGTCTCAATGTATTTGACAATTTTCCAGCATTCTGTGGTATCCTCCTCTTTCCACATATCGCAGGTAAAATAGACACTGCTAACTGCCCTGTCACAAGCAAACAATTCAATAGAAAATGCTCCTTAAGTATCAGTAGTTTTACCCTTCAACCCTCCTTACGATAAGCAATTTTATGTCAATTGTGACATAAACATTGTGCTGAACACCTCAACAGCAACATCAATCCAACAAATCTATTCCATTTCAGGCAACATCTGGTTACCTAGGCCATGATCTCAAAGGCCTCGTAtctttcattttgcattaaaagTTTCTTATATTCACCTGCATAGCTGAAATCTACTAAACTAAATCTAAAACTACTGCCCTACCCTGATACtttgtttcctaaaaaaaaGCTTGTAAGTTTTATTTGAAGTGAAAAGGAAGCACATGAATACCATAGTATAGTGTGTAAAAACAAATTCATTCTCAAAAAATCTGGAAAGGGAATATGTAAGTACTGGGCTGTTGCCAAAAGAAATCAGATTCTTTGAAATATATAATAACAGttataaactaaaataattctACATTTCCCAATGCTAATAAGCCAAAATATGCCAGATGTCATGAGGTGAATACTTGCCCCACATCTAAAGCAAATACGTTGAATActttaaatgttatttctaaAGCATCTTCAATTTATAATTACAAAAGTGTCTGTGTTTTGCCAGGTCTCCAGAGAAAGATCATCTATTGGCTAtgtaaaaaggaatttaaaaggGCATCAAAATGTTAGACTTCTCACCAAATATAAATATAACCTCATTTAATTAGGGAAACAGTTTGAGATATGCGTCTTGGAAGTAGAGAAGTGcatggcttttaaaataccagaaaaaaaagaagagtaacATTATAAAACATTTAACTCAAAATCAGAACAGTTCTTTAATAATCGCAAATGAACTTTTTACAATATCAATTTTCTAACTTTCTGGGCACACTTCCTGGTAAACACTTGACTGTCCTCTGCGAGTTACAAAGAGTAAGTTTTCTGTGTTACACAGCTAAAAAATCCTGGACATTCTTAACAACTTGGcatcacatcttttttttaaaaaacagatcaCAATAATTTAGACAGCATTTATAGCATTATAAAATCAGAATCCCCCTCTTTAATCACTCACAAGAGCAGCCATTAAGAATACAACAGCTTTAGGAATACAAATAATGAGGATGTAAAACTATCTGTGCaaaactgcattatttttacTGTCTAAAATTTCAGGGAAGTAACACCgccaaaagcagagagaggatAACAAAGACAAACAGTCATGAAAGTAATGCTGCCTTAGATTTTCAAACAGGTATTACATTATGAAGTTAATattaggtaaagaaaaaaaaaaaaatccgatGGCACCTCGAACAACAATGACAAGTGTCCTGGAAGTTGCAGTTGAACAAGAACTGATACAGGTTCATGTTAAAGTCTCTTTCAGGAGTAGCGATTGATTTGGGGGTATCAACTCTAGCATTTCTTTCCATGCAAAAATCTATCTTTCCAACATCTTTGCTTTGCGGGCTACTAATGCATTTAAGAATGAGCAGTCTTTTGAGGAGTGTGCTTTCTTCCATGCATCTGAAATCTTTAAAACAGCTGGATCATTGATTCCCTGGATTTCCCTACTCCAATCCATTTaactgcaggagagaaaaacaaacttttatTATAAGTAATACAAAGCAAGATCAGATTGTATCTTAAGATAAGATACAAACTTATCGTCTTAAGTGCTTAAGATCTTAAGTACCATAGtctaaagaaaaatcacagcataTGCTATTAGTACATTAAGCAATGACAGCTATGTCTATTGTTCTCAAAGTAAGAATGCATTGGTAActtagaaaagcaggaacagTCTTGAAGTTGCcacaataaataaatcagttttccaGATCATAGGGAAAAAAGATACACAGAAACTGTAAGAAAAGTAAAGATTTACATCATCTCCTAATTCCCAGCTCTGGATGGAACCACAGGATCATTTTTATTAGGGAGCATAAGAAAAATTTGTTAGTTTGGGACCTCTTACTGTCACATGTATTTAATCATATTAATATACTAGTAGTCCGACTGACTTTATAATGGCAGCAGAACTCAGCCCCTGTTATGaccaatctgaaaaaaaaccacttaagCAAGTTATAAAAATCTCAGTTGAACAAGAACTATAGTATAAGCCAATGAAAGAATGCATattaaaacttttgaaaattttcaactCAACAgctaaataaatagataaaaagaagtaaaacaatAATGACAAGTATCACTAGGTACATCAGAATAAGCACAGCTACAAactagtttttaatattttgaatgttCATTAAGGCAAAGTACAAGATAGGTTTcatggagcaggaaaaaaaaccaaaacaacaataaaatcagttttactTACCAGGAACACCCAACTCCATTTCTATAAAGCGAACATAATTTTGTGCATTTACAGGCAGGTCATCAAATGTCCTTGCATTTGATATGTCCGTATCCCATCCTGGGAGTGTCTCATACTGAACCTCTACTTTATTTAAGACTTCCTGGTTGGCTGCGAAGCAAACAGGGACAAAAATATTATGTCTACAAAGACCATATATTCTCTGCCACTAAACACAGAACTGtaaagctttttattcttttcttataCAAAAAGGTTTACTCGTAAGACAGTACCAGCACTGAAGGTGCTGAAGTGTTCTTTTTTGTTAAtataagcagagaaaaaaaaaatccagtaaatATCAGGACTAGACTTTAGGAATTCCCGTACTGTCCATCACATGCATATATTTTGCTTAAACCACAATCTTTTCAGTacagaaaacaacttttcagGAAAAGTAATTCCCAAAAACGTTGgtattttttctgaacaaatacCAAAACCCAACTCTTCTTTCATGAGGGAATTAGGCACCGGCTTGTAACTATCAGGCagttaaaacatattttcaaatggCATAGGAGTGTACTTTTTACTAAATATAGTCTTAAGATGTAGTTTATACACAATAGACTTCTGATGCCTGCAGACCCTTTGCCCCAAAACTCCACAACAAATTTGTCAACCAGTGTGGAGTCCCACATGATGTATGAACAGTAACTGTTCCAGTTACTTCTCAGAATAGAAGCAATGAGTATATTCCATTTTGTCCTTCTTTTAGTAACTTGCTACAATGTTGTCCATTAACTCTGAATCCAGTGATGATTTCAAGTACTGAAAAAGACACTAAGCACATTGTTCTGGAATTGAATCATTCCAATAACTACCTGAACATTAGTCTTGGAACGACACTGGGAAGCGAAACAAAAAATAGTCCAAAtacattgattaaaaaaaatgggaggTGTCAGGCATTCTTGACTTCCTGGAAAGGATGGGTTCTGCCAAAGGCACTGTAATTAATGTTATGTCGGGTCCATGTTTCAGATCAAGTCACTCCTGCAAAGACAGCTAGTCAACCTGGGAAACAGTTTTAGGTGCAAGAGGCACAGCAGAGGTGCAAATACAAAACCATGGCTAATCCCCTTCAGTGTGCGCATATAGCCAACCAACTCAGGCTCAGCACATTGAGTAAAGTAAGAGTCCAATAGTAGCAAAGTTGTAAGGATAGCCTTTATAGACTAGGCATTTTGGGTAAGGGTGAAAGAGAACTATGCTCTACTGACTTCAAAGCCTACAACagtgaagaaaggaaatttttggATGGAGCTGTTCACAGGTTAAGGCAAATGATCCTGAATTAATACTTGTTGTAATCAGAACGAACAGGCACATTAAGTATGTTGAGTTGCAGAGGCCAAGGATAAGCACTTTAATGTCATCAGCAGTAACTACTAAGGTGTTGTCTGCTGTCCAGGTGATCTGTAAAATAGAATAGCTATATTCAAAGTGCAAAACCACAAACTTATCTCTGGACATTGCAGATAGTCTAGAATAAGATGCTAGCCTCCCTCTTTCTGAAGAGGGAAAGTGACTGAACACCTAATTCTGCAGGTCCGCAGGCATTTTTACTTTGAAGCCTCTCTGATGAGGCTAGCTGGGAGAAAGCTGAAAGCACTTAGAATTGAATGTCTAATCTTGTCTACAATCTTCCACTACTCTGATGTAGTTCAATTCCTAACTTCCccaaaggagaggaagaaaaagaaggaataaatttCTTGATGTTTCAAATGATTCTCTCATTTTGCTCCAGCAGGTGTGATAAAAGATGCGTGGTGAAGATAAGCCATAAACTGAGCTCAGTGTAGTAACAGATGTAGTCACCATCTAgatttctctctgctcttcccttagGGGATTTATCTTGTAGACTTTCTGGAATATTCCTTATTAACAGATGAATTAGATAACAGAGAGAGCAGACATAATGATATCTGGTAGTCTGGTGCTATAATTTGGAGAGGGAATGATGTGATGTTACTTCCAAATCAAAAAGGATAGCTGAAATTTGGGATCTTGGCACCATTGTAACAGAAAGATCCTCCAGCAATTTCCAGAAACTGAACATAAAACCAGTCATATATATAGGCCAGACCAAAGGTGCATCTAGCACAGTGTCCTAGCTCTTTCATCTACAGTATATACCCAGGGAaagagcacaagaaaaaaaaacaagcatgAAGTAAAGCTTCTCCAAAATAATCTCCCAATTTCCTAAGCATCTCTGTTTTCAATGTGTCCTGAGCTAGAGGTTACGTCTGTCTGCTGAGATCAGCTGACGCCTGAACTGGGACAGGAGGCACTAGCAGGACTAGACCATGGGTTTCACATTCCTTTTAAACTGATCAGCTCAGAGCTAGCAGGGAGTTCTTTCTTTCATAAACTCGACAACAGAAATGGAGATACTGGCCAGCTCCATAGCAAAAGACTACCACCTCAGTGATACCAATGGAGGTCAGCCACAAATTTACaagatgttttcagttctttcttaaCAGGAGATTATGAAATGCCCACAGAAATCTAAGCTAAAACAACTGAGTGAGACTCTCATGATTCTCTGATCCAGCTGGAAAAAGGAACAATATATGAAATATGGCATGTTTTTCCTGAGATGGTGGGCAATGTGTGTGCTTCTAATTTAGAGACAGTCATTTCACAAGACGGGTAAATCACTAACATCTCCAAGAGAGTGGGAGGgtagagaggggagagaaaaagaaataccctGCCAGCCAGAGATTCCCAGACTAGATCTCTtctaaattaaattcaaaatgtcTAAGTGGcaagtgtaagaaaaaaaaactaaatTATACAAGGGCATAGCACGCAGAGATGTAGACATCAGAAATAATCTAATGGTATGCAAAACACAAGTGGAAAGAAAGTTACCTTTTGGGTTTTTATGCCAGGGGCAGGGGTAATAAGTAACCTGCAGCATATGTGCTGAAAATGC
The DNA window shown above is from Grus americana isolate bGruAme1 chromosome 3, bGruAme1.mat, whole genome shotgun sequence and carries:
- the C3H1orf100 gene encoding LOW QUALITY PROTEIN: uncharacterized protein C1orf100 homolog (The sequence of the model RefSeq protein was modified relative to this genomic sequence to represent the inferred CDS: substituted 1 base at 1 genomic stop codon); this translates as MNRERLSPYYWDLHPLSVQTKATLVLSMEFGTSYSAKKLREFVDPAPILPPGSVVHPGKDVYGFSQATKTGPEGTCIRRSSRVSLCVKANPPFSKLQLAPVNYEVKTPFQPDFDNSARRKYLHFQKLMXKTTNDWYNQTSYKAVFDLPYLNTTK